From one Rhineura floridana isolate rRhiFlo1 chromosome 4, rRhiFlo1.hap2, whole genome shotgun sequence genomic stretch:
- the PRKD3 gene encoding serine/threonine-protein kinase D3 isoform X2: MYDKILLFRHDLNSENILQRITSAEEIREGDLIEVVLSALATVEDFQIRPHMLYVHSYKAPTFCDYCGEMLWGLVRQGLKCEGCGLNYHKRCAFNIPNNCSGVRKRRLSNVSLPGAALSVPRSVQSEYTATATEERSHPEPSKRIPSWSGRPIWMEKMVLCRVKVPHTFAVHSYTRPTICQYCKRLLKGLFRQGMQCKDCRFNCHKRCASKVPKDCLGEVVFNGEPASPCQDIGMPMEVDSSEMNSDGGRGLDDVEEPSPPEDKMFFMDPADLDGDKDEETVKTISPSTSNNIPLMRVVQSVKHTKRKSSTMVKEGWMVHYTSRDNLRKRHYWRLDSKCLTLFQNESGTKYYKEIPLSEILQVTQPRDFSNVVHGSNPHCFEIITDTMVYFVGENNGSNHHNPVLAATGVGLDVAQSWEKAIRQALMPVTPQASICTAAGQGKDHKELSVSISVSNCQIQENVDISSIYQIFADEVLGSGQFGIVYGGKHRKTGRDVAIKVIDKMRFPTKQESQLRNEVAILQNLHHPGIVNLECMFETPERVFVVMEKLHGDMLEMILSSEKSRLPERITKFMVTQILVALRNLHFKNIVHCDLKPENVLLASAEPFPQVKLCDFGFARIIGEKSFRRSVVGTPAYLAPEVLRSKGYNRSLDMWSVGVIIYVSLSGTFPFNEDEDINDQIQNAAFMYPPNPWKEISSEAIDLINNLLQVKMRKRYSVDKSLSHPWLQDYQTWLDLREFETRIGERYITHESDDARWEEHAYEHNLVYPKHFIMAPNPDDMEEDP, encoded by the exons cattggCTACAGTTGAAGATTTCCAGATTCGTCCTCACATGCTGTATGTGCATTCTTACAAGGCCCCCACTTTTTGTGACTATTGTGGAGAGATGCTTTGGGGCTTGGTACGACAAGGGTTGAAATGTGAAG GATGTGGATTAAACTACCACAAGCGATGCGCCTTCAATATCCCAAACAACTGCAGTGGTGTAAGAAAGAGGCGTTTATCTAATGTATCTTTACCAGGAGCTGCACTTTCAGTCCCAAGATCAGTACAATCTGAATACACAGCTACAGCTACAGAAGAG CGTTCCCATCCAGAGCCCAGTAAGAGGATTCCTTCCTGGAGTGGGCGTCCAATATGGATGGAAAAGATGGTGCTTTGCAGGGTGAAGGTTCCGCATACCTTTGCTGTTCATTCTTACACTCGACCCACCATATGCCAGTACTGCAAACGGTTACTCAAGGGTCTTTTTCGCCAAGGAATGCAGTGTAAAG ACTGCAGGTTTAACTGTCACAAGCGTTGTGCCTCTAAAGTACCCAAAGATTGTCTTGGAGAAGTAGTGTTCAATGGAG AACCAGCTAGTCCATGTCAAGATATTGGTATGCCAATGGAGGTTGACAGCAGTGAGATGAACAGTGATGGAGGTAGGGGCTTGGATGATGTGGAAGAACCTTCTCCTCCAGAAGACAAAATGTTTTTTATGGATCCAGCAGACTTAGATGGGGACAAAGATGAAGAGACTGTCAAAACCATCAG CCCTTCGACAAGCAATAATATTCCGTTAATGAGGGTTGTGCAATCTGTCAAACATACAAAGAGGAAGAGCAGTACAATGGTGAAGGAAGGATGGATGGTTCATTACACTAGCAGAGACAACCTG AGAAAAAGGCATTACTGGAGACTGGATAGTAAATGTCTTACGCTATTTCAGAATGAATCTGGGACAAAGTATTACAAG GAGATTCCACTTTCTGAAATTCTCCAGGTGACTCAGCCACGGGATTTCTCAAATGTGGTGCATGGCAGCAACCCTCACTGCTTCGAAATAATCACTGATACCATGGTGTATTTTGTTGGCGAGAATAATGGCAGCAATCACCACAATCCTGTTCTGGCTGCTACTGGAGTTGGACTGGATGTAGCACAGAGCTGGGAGAAAGCTATTCGTCAGGCTTTGATGCCAGTCACACCTCAGGCTAGCATTTGCACTGCTGCAGGACAAGGGAAAGATCACA AAGAATTATCTGTCAGCATTTCTGTTTCCAATTGCCAGATACAAGAAAATGTG GATATCAGTTCCATATATCAGATCTTTGCTGATGAGGTGCTTGGTTCTGGTCAGTTTGGCATTGTATATGGAG GAAAACATAGGAAGACCGGAAGGGATGTGGCAATTAAAGTCATTGATAAAATGAGATTTCCTACAAAACAGGAAAGTCAGCTGCGCAATGAAGTGGCCATTTTGCAG AATTTGCACCACCCTGGGATTGTGAACCTGGAATGTATGTTTGAAACTCCAGAAAGGGTTTTTGTTGTGATGGAAAAACTTCACGGAGATATGTTGGAGATGATTCTTTCCAGTGAGAAGAGCCGGCTTCCAGAAAGAATCACCAAATTCATGGTCACCCAG atACTTGTTGCTTTGAGGAATTTACACTTCAAGAATATTGTGCATTGTGATTTAAAACCTGAAAATGTACTATTAGCATCAGCGGAGCCATTTCCTCAG GTGAAGCTATGTGATTTTGGTTTTGCACGCATTATTGGTGAGAAGTCTTTCAGGAGGTCTGTAGTGGGAACTCCAGCTTATCTTGCCCCGGAGGTGTTAAGAAGTAAGGGCTACAATAGATCTCTGGATATGTGGTCAGTGGGAGTCATCATTTACGTGAGCCTTAGTGGGACATTTCCATTTAATGAGGATGAAGACATAAATGACCagatccaaaatgcagcatttATGTATCCACCAAATCCTTGGAAGGAAATATCTAGTGAAG ctATCGATTTAATAAACAATTTGCTTCAAGTGAAGATGAGAAAACGTTACAGTGTTGACAAATCACTTAGTCACCCATGGTTACAG GATTATCAAACTTGGCTTGACCTTCGGGAGTTTGAAACTCGCATTGGAGAGCGTTATATTACCCATGAGAGTGATGATGCTCGCTGGGAAGAACATGCATATGAACACAATCTTGTATACCCCAAACATTTCATTATGGCCCCCAATCCAGATGATATGGAGGAAGACCCATAA